A region of the Coriobacteriia bacterium genome:
AGGTCAACAGTCGTTTTTCGACGAATTGAGCCGCACTCGAGCCGCTGCCAGAGGGGTCAGCGGCACCCGAACAGACGACACCACCAGCTGCGCTTCGTCCCCGTGGCCGCCTCGCCAGCGGTGCCCGAAACCCGTGGGTCAGACGAGGCGTCGATAGGCTCAACCGGCAGGCACAGCGGCACGTAGAACCCGCGATCCGACGGCAGCGAGAAGGGACAGAACGCTCGACCTGCAGGTCGCAGGCCGCGCTCGGCCATAAACCTGAGGACGTCGTCCCCCTCGTCTGCGACGCTCGGCCGGTAGGTCACGATGTCCTTCTGAAACGTGACGCTGCGCACGCACGTACAGCCGCCGATGACCTCGAGCCCCTCGGGCAGCCCCTCGATGAGGGGCGCAAACCGCACGGCGACCGTACGGCCCCAGCGCACCCCGCTGGACGTGAGCCGCTTGTCCTTCCCCAGCAGGTCGCTGTCGTAGTGCGACCCCAGACCACCGATCGGCATGTTCGCCAACAGCGAAGTGAGGGCCTCGTCCTCGGGAAAGTCGTGATAGCCACCCTCGGCCCGGTCGTAGCTGATGTAGTACGGCTCGACGTCAACGACGGAAAGCGTGCCCACCGAGCGGCGCAGCTCGTCGAGCGCGCGCAGGCACTCGAGCTTCGCCTGCTGGTAGGCGACGTCTCTCTGCGCCATCTGCAGGTACTCGGCAAAGTGCTCGTCGGAGAACGGCTCGCCATCCAGGCGCTCAGCAAGGCGCTTGGGCTCGACGCCGGAGTTCTTGAGCAGGATGGCGCTCATGAGCCGGAATATGTCGCGGGAGCGATATGTGCGGTACCCGCTCTCCGCGTCGCGTTCGGGGCGCACGATGCCGAGCTGCTCGTAATAGAGCAGCGTCGTCCGCGAGATGTTGAGCGTGCTTGTCAGATCTCCCACGGAGTACGAGCGCGCCGACTGCGTCTGCACCACCGGATCCCCTTGCGTCTCCAATCCCGACACGACGCCTCCCTGCGCCCGGATGACCCTTTCCCGTCGGACGAGCTCCATTTCAGAGGTCCCGACAGCGGGCAATTGTACCTGGGCGCCGGCCCCGCGTCGCCCCTCAGCGGGCCGTGCGGCGCAAACGGTTCCGCCGCAATCTTCTCGCGCGTTTTTTCCGCGACGTATGCACAGCGTGCAGACAGTTCGCACAGTGGCAACGCGACGCGGGTATGCTCGTCTTTATACCGTTTTAACGTCAGTGTCGGATAGCGAACGACGGGTGCCCTATGGAACTGTTCGAGCTCATTCTCCTGCTCATGGCCGCCGTGCTGGCCTCGACCGTCGTCGACCAGCTCCTGCCGCGCGTCTCGCTGCCGCTTGTGCAGATCGCCGTCGGCGCCGTCATCGTGCTCGTCATGCCGGGACACCAGAACTTCGTCATGAACTCCGAGCTGTTCCTCGTGCTGCTCATCGCACCGTTGCTGTTCGACGAGTCCCGCAACGCCGACACGCGCGCCATCTGGGAGAACAAGGGCTCCATCCTCTCGCTCGCCATCGGGCTCGTGCTCGCCCTCACGCTTGCTGTGGGCTTTACGCTGCACTGGCTCGAGCCGTCCATCCCCCTCGCCGCCGCGTTTGCGCTCGGCGCCGCGCTCGGGCCCACCGACGCCGTCGCCGTCGCGTCGCTCTCGAAGGAGGTCGCGCTCAGCAAACGGCAGAGCGCGCTGCTGTCGGGCGAGGCGCTCATCAACGACGCGTCGGGCGTCGTCTCGTTCCAGTTCGCCATCGCCGCGGCCACGACGGGCGTGTTCTCGCTGCTCGACGCGGGCGTGTCATTCTTCACGACGTTCTGCGGGGGTGTGCTCGTCGGCCTGGTGCTCGGGCTCGTCGCGCTGGCGTTCACGCGTCTCATCCGCAGGCGCGGCCTCGAGAGTGTCACGACGCACGTGGCGTTCGAGGTGCTCACGCCGTTCTTCATCTTCCTCGCCGCCGAGCACTTCCACGTGAGCGGCATCCTGGCCGTCGTGGCCGCCGGCCTGCTCATGTCGTTTGCCCCCAAGCCCATCAACGCGCTCACAACGCGCCTGTCCATCGCCTCGTCAAGCGTATGGGAGCTGCTCGTGTTCGTGGCCAACGGCGTCGTGTTCGTCATGCTGGGCATGGAGCTGCCGCAGGCCATCCTGCCCGGCTGGAACGACACCGATATGAACAACGCCCTCATCATCACGGCAGCCATCGTACTGGCGCTCGTGCTCGTCGCTGTACGCTTCGTGTGGGTGCTCGTCATGGAGGCGCTCATGCGCAGCGAGCAGACGGGCAAGCGCCAGGGCTTGTCGCTTGCGATCGCGCGCGACGCGCTCGTGACAACGCTCGCCGGCCCCAAGGGTGCCGTGACGCTCTCCATCGCGTTCACGATCCCCATCTCCATCGGTGGCGTCGTGGAGTTCCCCTACCGCACGACACTCATCTGCATCGCGTCGGTGACCGTCCTGCTCACGCTGCTAGCGGCCAACTTCCTCATGCCGGCCGTGGCGCCCAAGCGCGACGACAGCGACGACGAGAAGGCCCGCGAGGAGTGCGCCGCCATCCTCCAACACGTCATGGAGCAGCTTAGAGAGGCCACGACGCCGCGCAACGCCCAGGCCATGCAGGTCGTGCTGCACTCCTACGACGTGCGCCTCGAGCAGTTGAGGGGGCCGCGCTACTCGGCCGAGCTGCTGCGCTACCTCAGCGAGCAGGTGCTTGAGCAGCAGCGCTCGCTGGCGATGAAGGCCGTGCGCGAGGGCTCGGCCACGAAAGAGAGCGGTCAGCACTGCGTTGACCAGATCGCCCGCATGGCGCGCGTCCTCGCCCGCCAGCAGGGGTCGGGCCGCAACAAGCGGTTCAATCCCATCGTATCGCTGCAGCTCACCGTGCGCGGCGCCATCGACTCTCTCCAGAGGGCGCGCAAGGGCGAAGCGGCTCGGCAGACAAAGCGCGATGACCTCGAGCTTGTCGTACGGCTCGAGCAGTGCGCCCTGCGCTACCTGCGGCCCTTTACCGAGATGGCCGACGAGAGCCATGAAGTCGCCGCAGCGGCTTCCGTGCTCCTGAGCGAGCACGAGGCCGCGCTCACGACACTCGAGGCGCGCCTGAACGCCGACCCCGACAGCACGATCGCCATGCAGCCGGTAGGCGACCTGCGCGACCAGGCGCAGCGTGCCATCGAGGTGGCGAGCGATCTATATGCCAGGGCGCTGAGCCTCGAGCTCGACGAGATTCAGAGGGCTCGCGAGGACGGTCGCATCACGAAGACTGTCGCTCACCAGCTGCGCGAGGAAGTCTACCTGCTGCAGATGGGTCTCAACGACAAGCGCAGGTAGGCCTAGGAGACCACGAGCGTAACGTGGCTGGGCGTCGGGCTGGGCTCGCCTCGGTCGTTGAGGGCGCGTATGAGGAAGTGGTACGTGCCGGGACGCTCGGGCGTG
Encoded here:
- a CDS encoding MerR family transcriptional regulator; the encoded protein is MQTQSARSYSVGDLTSTLNISRTTLLYYEQLGIVRPERDAESGYRTYRSRDIFRLMSAILLKNSGVEPKRLAERLDGEPFSDEHFAEYLQMAQRDVAYQQAKLECLRALDELRRSVGTLSVVDVEPYYISYDRAEGGYHDFPEDEALTSLLANMPIGGLGSHYDSDLLGKDKRLTSSGVRWGRTVAVRFAPLIEGLPEGLEVIGGCTCVRSVTFQKDIVTYRPSVADEGDDVLRFMAERGLRPAGRAFCPFSLPSDRGFYVPLCLPVEPIDASSDPRVSGTAGEAATGTKRSWWCRLFGCR
- a CDS encoding Na+/H+ antiporter, producing MELFELILLLMAAVLASTVVDQLLPRVSLPLVQIAVGAVIVLVMPGHQNFVMNSELFLVLLIAPLLFDESRNADTRAIWENKGSILSLAIGLVLALTLAVGFTLHWLEPSIPLAAAFALGAALGPTDAVAVASLSKEVALSKRQSALLSGEALINDASGVVSFQFAIAAATTGVFSLLDAGVSFFTTFCGGVLVGLVLGLVALAFTRLIRRRGLESVTTHVAFEVLTPFFIFLAAEHFHVSGILAVVAAGLLMSFAPKPINALTTRLSIASSSVWELLVFVANGVVFVMLGMELPQAILPGWNDTDMNNALIITAAIVLALVLVAVRFVWVLVMEALMRSEQTGKRQGLSLAIARDALVTTLAGPKGAVTLSIAFTIPISIGGVVEFPYRTTLICIASVTVLLTLLAANFLMPAVAPKRDDSDDEKAREECAAILQHVMEQLREATTPRNAQAMQVVLHSYDVRLEQLRGPRYSAELLRYLSEQVLEQQRSLAMKAVREGSATKESGQHCVDQIARMARVLARQQGSGRNKRFNPIVSLQLTVRGAIDSLQRARKGEAARQTKRDDLELVVRLEQCALRYLRPFTEMADESHEVAAAASVLLSEHEAALTTLEARLNADPDSTIAMQPVGDLRDQAQRAIEVASDLYARALSLELDEIQRAREDGRITKTVAHQLREEVYLLQMGLNDKRR